Sequence from the Streptomyces mobaraensis NBRC 13819 = DSM 40847 genome:
GTGCAGCAGCACCAGCGCCGAGCCCGTCGGGCGGACCGCGCGGGCGAAGTCGGTGAGCAGCGCCGGGTCGCAGCGGTGCAGCCGCAGGTCGGGGTCGCCGAAGCCGGTGTGCAGCTGGATCGGCAGGCCCGTCTCGGCCGCGGACCACAGCAGGTGGCGCAGCAGCACCGGGTCGGCCAGCCGGTCGCCCGGGGTCCGGTGGGCCAGCCACCGGTCGGCCGCCATCCGCACCTCCGTCCGGCCGGGCGGATTGGGCTCGAAGTCCAGCCCGTAGCGGTACGCGGCCACCGACTTGAAGGCGACGGCCCGTTCGGCGGCCGTCTCCACCGCGTCCGCGAGGCGGGAGAGGAACCGCGCCGGGCCGTCCGCCGTGTCGGCGACGCGCTCGGCCAGCCGCTCCAGCCGGACCACCTCGTGCCAGGCGGCCCCGCCCATCCGGGCCAGTTCCTGAGGGGACGTCAGGTCGCCGGGGATGCCGGTGTCCACCAGGTAGTCGGTGATGCCGGTGGCGCCCAGCAGCCGCCGGGCCGACTCCGCCGGGCCCAGTTCGCGGCGGCGCTCCAGGTACTCGGCGGGCGCGCAGTGCGGGTCGAGGCCCAGCAGCGGCGGGCACCAGCGGCGCACCGCGTAGCCCAACTGGCTGTCGAAGAAGCTGGTGCCGGGCGCGGCGGGCGCGTCCGACTCGCTGAGGAAGGAGACGAACGCGTCCGGGCCGAGGTCGGAGCGGGCCACGCCGTGGCAGTGGTGGTCGACCAGGGCGGGCCGGGCGGGGGGCGGGACGGCCGTGCTCACCTCAGTACCGCCCCCTCGTCGCGGCGGCGAGTTCCTCCGCCGTCGCCCCTTCGTACCGCTCGATCTCGCCGCGCCGGACGGCGGCCACGGCCTCGAAGAGGGGGTCGCCGAGCGCCTCGCGGAGCACCGCGGAGCGGACGAAGCGGTCCAGCGCGGCGGCCGGCGAGTCCGGCAGCCGCTCGTGCCCGACGCCGTGCGCCGGGTCGCCCGCGACGGGCGGCGGGAGCGTTCCGCCGGCGGCGATCCCGGCGAGCCCGGCGGCGAGCACCGCCCCGGTCACCAGGTAGGGATTGGCGGCGCCGTCGAAACACTTCACCTCGGCGTTGGCCTGGTCCTCGGCGTCCGGCGGCCCCGGGATGAACCGGAGGGCGGC
This genomic interval carries:
- a CDS encoding amidohydrolase family protein translates to MSTAVPPPARPALVDHHCHGVARSDLGPDAFVSFLSESDAPAAPGTSFFDSQLGYAVRRWCPPLLGLDPHCAPAEYLERRRELGPAESARRLLGATGITDYLVDTGIPGDLTSPQELARMGGAAWHEVVRLERLAERVADTADGPARFLSRLADAVETAAERAVAFKSVAAYRYGLDFEPNPPGRTEVRMAADRWLAHRTPGDRLADPVLLRHLLWSAAETGLPIQLHTGFGDPDLRLHRCDPALLTDFARAVRPTGSALVLLHCYPYHRGAAYLAHAFPHVYADIGLALSYSGARAEAVLAEALELAPFGKLMFSTDAYGLPELYVVGAALFRRGLDRLLATWVGDGAWSAADAARVAELVGAGNARRVYGLGRADGPSAR